A region of the Drosophila subpulchrella strain 33 F10 #4 breed RU33 chromosome 3L, RU_Dsub_v1.1 Primary Assembly, whole genome shotgun sequence genome:
GCTTAAAATGTTATGATTAGAcaagaatcaaaattaaccACCTTTAAATTCCATTAACGATAAGGTTAAATAAAATCGGGAATTCTTCGGAACCACAAAACAAATCTTTTTAGATTTACCTTAATATGCAATGAAAAGTCGTGCAATTGTTAAAAGAGTAGTTGCTAAAAACCCACCAAAGTTTGAAAAGCTCCGCATAGGGTGACTTCTTGGCCACGACCGAGTGGGTATGAGAGGCATCGCGCAGCGGAATCTCGTTGAGCTCACAGATCTGGTGGGGCAGGAAATGCTTCCTCACAAACTCATAGCCCGTCGCCACGCCGGTTATGTAGACGAAGCCCTCTTGATCTTTCACCGACTTGATCCCATCCTCGGTGGGCATCCAAATGCGATCCGGCGATCGTTTGCTGCCGAGCACCTTGTTCCGGTACAGATTACGAACGTCCGCCTCCTCGGAGGTTTCCAAATAGGTGCGGGTATATACAGTTGGTTCTATGCCCACCTCCAGGCTGCTGTCCGCCAGTTGCTGTAGAGTCCGGATGTTCGACTTGATTGGCTGACCCAGCAACTTGGACACCACAATGGAGGTGTAGTAGTTGTACATCAAAAAGGAGGTCATCATCAGGGCAAAGAAGGCCATTCGACCGCCCATCGATCGTGGGGTAAACCAGGCCCCTTGGATACATCCTGCTCCAAAAGAGAGCAGGCAGCTGGTCAGTAGCGAGGGCTTCCACTCCTTACGTCGCTCCAGAATGAAGGTGATCCAAAGTAGACAGCCTGCCAGGAGGAGCAAAAGTGCGAATGTCAGCCAAACTCCTCCGCTGAAGGGCTGCAGGAATTCCGTAGCACTCAGGCCAGCGGAAACGGATCGGGGATTTCTGAACATGCAGATCTCCCGGAAAACAGTGAACTTTGTCAGGGGCTGCAGAAATATACCGCGTTCTAAGGAATAGATTAAAGGAGCTATCGCCAAATCAGCCACATCCCGAATGAGATCTCCAATCATGCCGCCCGTGGCATTGCCATCCGACCAGCGATCTCTAAATATGTACTTAAACCTATAGTTTTCGTTTATATAAAGTCACCATTCTCATTTCAAGAATCAAAACTCCTCACTTGCAGTCCAACATATCCCTCAGGGGTTGTCGTGCCTGATAACCTATTCTACAATATGTATCCAGGTGAATTCTATCCTTGGCCTCCATAAATTCAAAGATCTTCTCTACGGAGCTGTTCAGCGGTAAAGCGGTTACCTGTTGGAAAACTTTTACAAGTGGAACGTATAATCTCTAAAAAGATCACATACCACAGCACTGGCTCTCATGGTTAATCCAGTGAATGACTTTCGATGCTGCAGGGGACTCCTTGTGTGAAGATCACTCAGATATCGCTCAAGTCGACAGTCCTGCTGATTGCACGAAATTTCCCGATCGGCTGTGATATTTAATTTCCCACCTAGTTGCTTTCCCTTATTGTACAGATCGTAGAGTATAAAGTTATCAGTGATAGGATCGTGCGTGACATAGGTAACATCAGCATCAACAAAGAGCTGAGCCTCCTTAAAGTGAGTTTCTAGCTGGGGAAGGTTCATCGACCTATCGTAGATGAGCCAATGGTACCGATGACCAAGAAGTCGTTTAGAACTGGCCTGTAACTactttttcttaaaaaccgattcaaaatatttaagtcttATACTTTCCTTATCCAAAACAACGCCGCTTTGATTGCAATTGATATCCAAGAAAACCCCCAACTTAAGAATGTTGTGATTAAGAAAGTCATCCTCCAAGTGGAGTTCCGAGTGTAATGTTTTGAATTGCGTGAAAATATTTCTAGATTGCGCCAAAAGTGCTAAATGTGCAAGTGCTAAAACAAGAAGATTAAATCGGATGTCGAAGAGTTACCACAGAATTATCCACTCACAGTCTCTTGACCAGCAGTGCAAAATGAGGACATGACTCAACCTAGCCATGTGAAGAAAGttgtataaaataaaactgtGCAATTCCAGCATGGTAATAACTCGAACAAAGAACTTTGCAATTAATAATACTGATTATGAGTCAACAGGGGTTTTTATAGGGCACTCATAATGCCAGCAGAATGGACATAATACAAGTCAATTACTGAGTGAACTTGACTTGACAACTTAATGGGTATGCGAAAATAAGTTATCGACAGACCTGTCTAGTCCAATCAAAACTAAGACCAATTATTAAGCAATTTAACTAGTTTACGAACTATAAGTCACTTACCAagattattaaaatgttttccttTACTGACTTTGGGGAAAAACCGTGCCCAATTTCTTTTTGGCATAACGTGCCCAGCAGATTTCCACAGCCAGGATCAGTAGGGCCAAGATGTAGGCCACCAGTAGGGATATAAACAGGGGTGCCGCATATTCCATGCCCACCTGGATCACAAAACTATTGGAGAACGTGTGCAACTTGGTCTTGCTAAAGAAACGACTCTGCTTCGATATGATCCCGGTTTCCAGCATTCGCACCTGGATCTGGGTGAGCAGCTGTCGATAGGTGGAGTTCAGGTGAACCATTCCGTAGACGGCGCTCTCGGGTCTGAGGATGATCTCATTCAGATCGGAGATCTCGCGCGGCAGGTAGTGCTTCTCCACGAAGTGATACATGAACGAGGCCTCCGAGGTGTACACGAATCCAGGCTGATCCCGCACCCGGATCACTCCCTCCTCCGGAGAAAGCCAGACGCTATTGGGATCGCGCTTGCTCTCCACCTTCTGTTTGTACAGGCTGCGAATGTCTGCGCGGGGCGAGGACTGGGGAATAAGTTTACTTGTCAATCCACAAGTTTTATTAAACACTATATTTGGAGCTtagtattataaataaatatcttgtACTTGGGTCGAAAGCAGATACTAGAAACTAAGTACCTAAATAAAGTAGTTTTAGCTTTTTATATATGTActatatacatactttatatACTTTGTGTTAAAAGTTTACAGAGAGCAAAACAAGTTTACCAACATGTCATATGGAATTATAGTACAATTTGCACTTTGCGCAGTGTATATCACTTACATTTTATAAAGataaatttatttctttgttATATCTAGCTGGTCAGTGAATGagtataaaaaaaactttcttAAAATCAACCAAAAACTATTTCCAGGTTACCTTAAGTTGCTAAATACTCACCACCAGATAAGTCTTGGTAAAAGGCACCGTGTCGAAACCCACTTCCAGGGAGCTGTCGGCCAGCTGCTGGATCGTCCTGATGTTGGAGCGCACTGGAGATCCCAGCAGAGTGGACACCACAATGGAGGTGTAGTAGTTGTACATGAGGAAAGAGGTCAGCATTACGGCGATGAAGGCTAATCGACCACCTGCCGACTTGGGCATCAGATAGGAACCCTGGATGCAGGCAGCTCCGAAACTGATCAGGCAACTGCTGAGCAGGGATGGGATGAAGTCCAGACAACGCTGCATCCAATGCCGCTCCAGGTGGAAGATCAGCCAGAGCAAAACGCCAGCGAAGATCAGGAGTCCGGCGAAGGCGAACCAAACGCTCGGCATGAAGGGCTCCAAGAACACGGCCGCCTTGATTCCTGCGTTGTGTGGCGTACGGAACATGCAGACTGCCCGGAACTGGGCCTGCTCCGTCATGGGATGTACGTAGTGAAGGCGATTCCAGGAGGGAACGAACGGGGAGGTGCAGAGCTCAGCGGATTCATTGGTCAACATGCCGATTGCTCCGCCAAAAGCATCCTGCACGCTCCAGGTGCCGCACCAAATGTAGTGCAgcctaaaaaatattacagtAAAAATAGTTGTCTAAGGggaaaaaaatggaaaattattatatatctaccaataaataaataaaaaatacatctACGCTGGGTTCCGAAACTGATTTTATCTTTCTGCTGTTTCAAATTCTAGTGTTCTTGAAATCAAGCGTAAAGTGTTCTTGGATTGTTGTTTTGAAAACACACTATTTTCGATCTCGTTTACGTTAAATTAGAGAGACATTATCTCTACAACACCGAACACGATTGGAATTGAACTCTACATCAGTGCAAGTTCAAACTGTCCTTAGGCTTGAAGAGAGATTTCTGTGTCACCCCGGGATATAAATTTTGGATTCTGCGTTTTAAAATCTTGTTAAAAGCTAAATTTTGCTTACTTGAAACCGAGCACTTCCTGAGTATGCATGATGAGCCG
Encoded here:
- the LOC119555430 gene encoding ionotropic receptor 75a, which gives rise to MNLPQLETHFKEAQLFVDADVTYVTHDPITDNFILYDLYNKGKQLGGKLNITADREISCNQQDCRLERYLSDLHTRSPLQHRKSFTGLTMRASAVVTALPLNSSVEKIFEFMEAKDRIHLDTYCRIGYQARQPLRDMLDCKFKYIFRDRWSDGNATGGMIGDLIRDVADLAIAPLIYSLERGIFLQPLTKFTVFREICMFRNPRSVSAGLSATEFLQPFSGGVWLTFALLLLLAGCLLWITFILERRKEWKPSLLTSCLLSFGAGCIQGAWFTPRSMGGRMAFFALMMTSFLMYNYYTSIVVSKLLGQPIKSNIRTLQQLADSSLEVGIEPTVYTRTYLETSEEADVRNLYRNKVLGSKRSPDRIWMPTEDGIKSVKDQEGFVYITGVATGYEFVRKHFLPHQICELNEIPLRDASHTHSVVAKKSPYAELFKLCELRMLETGVHFKHERYWMQTKLHCYQQNHTVAVGLEYAAPLFILLLGAMMLCVGVLGLEVIWYRHCTLR
- the LOC119555517 gene encoding ionotropic receptor 75a produces the protein MASLSLYRLIVFNMLEVNLSNLMVFHCWSIKEALPLAKMLNENGIFSQYIDLQRDPENLANIHKDYLDSELVRLGVFLDLGCDQAELITNQSSRARLYNQNLHWLLYDEEGNFTKLTGLFEAANLSLNADVTYVSRQEEELFILHDVYNKGSHLGGKLNVTVDQSLWCNRSHCQVKDYLSDLHLRPRLQHRLDLSSVTFRLAALVSVLPINSSEEDLLEFLNSDRDSHMDSISRIGNRLIMHTQEVLGFKLHYIWCGTWSVQDAFGGAIGMLTNESAELCTSPFVPSWNRLHYVHPMTEQAQFRAVCMFRTPHNAGIKAAVFLEPFMPSVWFAFAGLLIFAGVLLWLIFHLERHWMQRCLDFIPSLLSSCLISFGAACIQGSYLMPKSAGGRLAFIAVMLTSFLMYNYYTSIVVSTLLGSPVRSNIRTIQQLADSSLEVGFDTVPFTKTYLVSSPRADIRSLYKQKVESKRDPNSVWLSPEEGVIRVRDQPGFVYTSEASFMYHFVEKHYLPREISDLNEIILRPESAVYGMVHLNSTYRQLLTQIQVRMLETGIISKQSRFFSKTKLHTFSNSFVIQVGMEYAAPLFISLLVAYILALLILAVEICWARYAKKKLGTVFPQSQ